The Vanrija pseudolonga chromosome 1, complete sequence genomic sequence CATACTCCAAGAAAATGTTGAGATGTTTGTCGTTGTCTGTGGCTGAATCTGTATCGTTTGTCAGTGCAGCCGCTCGCAGAAGTCGGTGCGGTCGAGACTCACCCAGGTAGGTGACAATGTTCTCATGCTGAAGCTCCTTGAGAATGTCGATCTCACGCTCAAGTGCCTGCACCATGTTTCGCCTTCTCTCCTCGTTGCGGATATCGCCCGACGATGATGGTAATTCCACTTGCTTGACCGCCATCAATAGGCCTGACTGGGCGTCCATTCCGAGATAAACAGAGCCAAACGATCCGGCACCAATAAGGGCGCCTTTGATCCATTTGATGCTCCGCTTAGCTGGGTATGCGTCAGCTTCGTGGCAGTTAATCAGGTTGTGCTCACATCCGGTGGAGGTGAATGCGCGACCCGGTCCCTTCCTGTCATCGTCACTGGTTGCGTCCGagtcctcatcgtcatcgtcaaAATCGttttcgtcgtcgtcagacATGACGGAGTCGTCATCGCTGTCGCTTCTGGAGGTCAAAACCGATTCGTGGTCAAGCGTGCCCATGCTAGCTCTACGAttctccacctcggcagTGATTTCGTCCACTGTGAGGAGACTGGCTGTATCGCTTCGATCTCGATTGCGGCGGATAGACGACAGGATACTGATTCGACTCATATTAGACCCCGACGATCCACGACGCGGCCGCAAGGCCTGTGGTCTGACAGTCGAAGGCGCTGGTGAATACTCTTGCAGCGAGTCTACCAAGCTCTCCCCAGTGGACTCGAACGGTGGAAGTAGCGGAGGGTGGCTATCACGGGCGAGGCCTTGTTGTTGACCTGTTTCACTGTCGATGGCAGAACGGCGGGAGCCATCGGTGGTTATCTCGCCCTCCTCAGGGATTGCAGCGGGTGTCGTTGTTGACGAAACGGTTCTGGTTGACGCAGGACGCCCCATCCTGTTCGGGCTCGACACGTTCTCCACACTggaccgcggcgacgcgatgGCCATTCCAAGTCGGTCGCTTTGCCCATGAGACAAGCGCAGCATACTCTGGCGAACCGTCTTCTCAAGTTCCTTCTTCTTGACTGCAGGAAAGTATTCGGCCAGGTGGCTAGAAATGAGCTCTGAGGGCGGGCGATGGCCACGAAAGCTGTACATCCATCTGGGCTTGgatacgccgccgccagatGGTGAAGTGGATGACATCTGCGAGGGTGACGTTTCGATACCGTGAACGTGGAGACCGGACAAGATCGACAGCGCACTCGCGCGTTTCGGGTTCTTCGTTGTTGAGGAATCCTGGCTTGGGATAGTCAAGGTTGTAACACCGCGTGCTTCGCGAATAGGCGAATGAGGTGACGTGGGCAGGTGATCGATAGGCCCCAGAAACTGCTGAATGTTCTTGCGATTTTGGGCGTGGGACACTTTCCGCAGTAGCAGTCCATTCTCGTGCATTACTGCGGTATCGTAATGGCTCACAGCGTTGCCCTGGCAAATGTCCAGGAGAGCCGAATCTGTGAGGCGGATATctgcacctcgacgtcaGCAAATCGACACAAGGTGAGAGGGTGGCCTCACCTCCGCCTTTCTCGGATCTGATGTAGACTCCCCAACCGTCCACTTCAAGCTTATCGCTGTCATTGTCGATATCGGCAGTGAAGCTGGAAACACTGCCCTCCTTCTTTTTTTGGAACTTCCTGAGAACTATCTCCAATGCTTCTACCCCGCTCGAGGTTTCGGGGGGGAACTGGACCTTCTTGGTGGTCATATCCTCGGTGTCCACAAACTTAACTATGCGCTTTGGCAAGTTCAATTGTTCTCTCCTTAGGTCATCGCCGTTGAGGCGGAATGGATGGACAGGTGCGAGCGCTACGCTGCGATGCAGGGGCCCTTGGTGTGGGGGGCTGGCAGATCGGGGAGTGGAGTTGTCGAGCCGATTGGATGTTGGCTGTCGCCGATCGAACTTGCGTGTCGTGGCCATGTCTGAGACTGTACGTTGAATGCCAGAGGGACTCGTATTGGTATCAGTTGTTGAGCGAGGCGCTGCGCTACCATGAGCGTCAAACACCGGGCTTGGCGACCTTCTGCCGCGCGGTGCCGGAATACGCAGTGTGGTGGAATACGCGTCTTGGCCCACATTACCGGTGGGCAATGTAACAACTCTTGTATCTGGCTTCGGCGTTATTAACGTGCGGCCGGATGGCGACACGGCCATCGGGGGGTTCGACGTCGGGTGAGGAGGTGGAACGATGATGGGTGGTGGCCGAAATAGCTGTAGCCGTGTCGAAGTGGTGGCATTCGCCAATCGTTGCGGAACCTGAGCGCCTTTGCCTTCGTGCTCGAACGCTGGTACTGGGCTGCCATTGCGGGAGGGAGACCCAGTGGCTGCGCTGAGCCCACTTCCCGACGCAGACAAGTTGCCTTTGGCTGCCCGCTTCCGCAGGTCCCGGACACCACCGAGCAGCTTGACTCTGTCCCCGATCTTTCCAATGCCAATCTCCTTGAGACTCGCCATATCAAGGTCCAACAGCACCTTGCCGTCGATATCATTCTGATGAAAGAGAGCGGTGTAGTTGTCGCACTTGTAAATGCTCAAGAAGGTGGCGATTTGTTGGGGGCCCCATGATTTGACGTGAGCGGTGAATGCGATGCCCGGCGCTGGGGTCAACAatggtggtgttggtgggcGATGAGGCGTCGATGCTTGGCTCATAGAGTCGAGGGAGTTGGCAAGCTCTCGGCGAGGGAGTGGTGGCTGGCTCGCGAGAGACGCCAGTGGGCCAGAGAATCCGGCCGAAGTTGGCGTGGTCGTGTCGTCGAGTCGAAATGGAGCCATGAAGGAGGACATTGCGAGTTGGCCAAGAGGGTATCTAGTCAATGGACGACCAGTGCGCGACTGTGATGTGAGCTGGACGTCGGTATCTCGAGTCCTTACGATGCGCTTTGGACATGCGGGAGTGACCTGACCAGACGACAGACGACGTGCAATGGACCGAGTCGTGAGGCAGGACCGTTTCAGGAGAAGCGATTAAGGAGTAGATGGGGTCGGTTGTTACCGAGCTGGCTGGTTGTTGCTGTGTTTGCTGATGCAagagaggatgaggagggcgTAGAAGagagcgagcaagcgagaCAGAGAGAGAACGAGAGAATAGAGATTGTAATAGAGGAGAATGTGCAAGGTGTGTGTCGTTGGGGGTGAGTGAGAAAGATGCAAAGGCACCGTCACAATAGGTTGAGGATGGAGGTTGCTGTATGCGTGCGGGCTGTTGCAGTGCTGCCGGTGTGTGGTGTGCGTGCGTTGAATCCGACTGACGGGACAACCGGgccaagcgcggcgcgtgtcaCACGGGCAGCCAGCAAGcccccacccagcacccagggcgggcgggcggcagcagAATGCACAACGCAGGCGGCCCGACAGAGGGGCAGGCAGCCCTATGACCACAGTCTTGATTCCAGgcacaccagcaccagcacggGATCGACAATGCAAGAGACATACACACAAATGCATACGTAAGCGGTAGTGGGACTGCAACCTTCATCTCGAACCCCTCATCCACCACAAGACAACACTGAGGTGAATGATTGCGAGGGTCAAAGTCGTATACCCAGAATGCCCTTTGAGCCCCAGGTCAACCAGAGCTAGACACAACAACACAACAACCATCCCAATCGACAGGGCATACCCTGTTAGCTGCGGCTGCAATGACACCATCTGCCATTGCCATCAGCCTTTGGTTCTCTCCGACGACAAACCGCACGATCAGACACACCTTGACAACAAACAACGCAAAGCGCGTGTTCTTTGAGTGTGTCCATTCTCGAACTGGGTGTCGTTGCTTCGGGAACCGAGGTGTAGGGTCGCGCGATGTGAGGACGGACTCCACTGGCGAAGGCAGGGCCAATACTGTTCGGAGCGTCTGGGATTCATGGACCTGCGACTTCACATGCGCATTAGCCACCTCACAAGATTTAGAACTTACTCTTTTCTGGTTACCTGATCTCTGCAGCCCTTCCTgtccgcgtcgtcctcgaaAGACACCTTTTAACGTGCTTCCAAGCGAGCGATCTCCCAATTTGCTAAGGGCGACCCTCACCTTTTCGGCTGTCGGTCGTTGATCCGGCGAACGGCTCAGAAGGCGTGAAAGGAGGAGTAGAAGATCTCGAGGGATATGCCGCCTCTCACACACTTGGATCACCTCCTCTGTCGGTACAAACCCGGGGTAGGCGATGATCTCATTGTGCAATGCGTCGAGGTCTTCGGGGAACTGGTAAGGAGTTTTGAGAAAGATCATCTTGTGCAGCACCACACCTGAGAGACCAAGGGCAAGTCGTCAGTATGAAGCTTCATCTAGGGGGTGGGAGCCTGCACACGTACCGAGAGACCACATATCAGCGTGTGAATCCGACGGTCGCCAGTGTCCATTCACGTCCATAACAATAGTTTCCGGAGCCTGCGGGGTTGGGGTTGTCAGATGCCTTTGACAGCGGTACACCCCACTATCGAACGCACCATGTACTCCATTGTCCCCGTGTGGCCTGTCCGCTCCCTTTGCCCTCGAAGTGTTTCCTCGGACGTCCCGAAATCAGACAGGAGAGCCTTTGGGCTGAGTCTGTCAGCAAGTTCGCGCGACTCAGCCTTACATAACTTTGCCCTCTTCCCAATGTAAGAGAACGTTGGAACACTTCAGATCGAGATGAAGAACAGAGTTTGCGTGCTGAGCATGGTTAGGTGCGAGACGGCATCCGTTGGCCAATGCACTTACGAGGAAAGCAAGGCCTTCTACCACGTCACTGAAAAGCTTTACAACCTCCTCCAAGCCCAGGAGGAGCACACCGCGGTACTCGCGCTGGTGTCCTCCCACACCACTCTGCCGTCGACGTTTGAACGCCTTGATGCGTTCGGCTTTTGGTAGCAGATCAATGTCTTCCGTGTCTGCAACATCATCGGCGTGTAGGGGTGAACTTGAAGGATTCAAATGACTGCGGCTCAGCAGAAAGGCGTCCAGGTTTCCCGCGTTGGCGTACATCATGAGGACGTGAAGGGCAATGATTGGCGGTCCAAATGATGAGAATTGGGTCTCATCCACCCATGAGTGATAGTAGGGTATAATGTTGGGATGGCGAAGCGTCTCCAGAAGGTGGACTTCTCTGAGCATCTTGACTAAGTACGTCTTCGATGTCCCGACTGCAATTTTCTTGACGGCATAAGTGCCTGGGGTGGTGAGGACGACCCCCTACCAGTAAACCAACCTAGAGCACTACCACCGATGATGTGGGTTGCGAGATATACGCTTCCCTCCGCACCTATACCCAGTCGCCGGTTCTCTTTGAAGAACCTCTGATAGTAGCCCATAGCCGGTAGGTCGGAAGGGTCGATTTCATCTCGTGATGGGTTGCGAAAAGTCGAACTTTCTGATCGCGATATACGTTGATGGCTGTTGGAAACTGGCGTTCCGGGGCGACTCAGTTCGTGAGCCCTCTCAAGAACTCGAAAGTATTGGGCttcgccgtgctcgctgtCACGATCATATTGGACACTGTCATCTGCTTGTTGACTAATGGTCGGAAGCTCAGTCGGGAGGTCTTGACCGCACAGGGGGCAGCACGGTTGGGACGTGGGGGGATCGCCTGCTATGGAAGCAGACTCTTCTGGTGAGAGCAGACGAAGTCGGGAGGTGGAAGGTACACCTGATTGAGAAGACCGACGAGGGTGGGGTACTACTTGGATGGCATGTGAAGGAGGATGATAGACAATGAGCTGGTGCGACGTTTCACTAGGGTTAAGAGTGTGAGCAAGATTGGGGGCAAAAGGTTGCGATCGAGCTTACCCGATGGGGGTCCACGAGCGACTGAGAGATGGACTTTGATTGTCCATTATGTGTTGAAGGAGAGTGGCATGGAGTGGCGAGTGACGAGTGGCGAGTGACGAGTGGGATGAatagagagagagagagagagtcgAGTTGGTTGTTGTGAGTGAGTGAAGCCGTCAGAGCTGGCCAGACAGACGTCAGACACCAaacgagacgagacgagacgatcCATGCGGAGGCCCGGCCGGGTGGGCCAACAGCCAGGGTCTGCTACCATGACGCAACGCCGCCAAGTTTCCCACGGTGGGTCTCAGGCAGCCTCTCTCTCAGGCCACAACGCGCGTCATGTCAGGCGGCTGctgagccagccagcggtGCACTCggtcactc encodes the following:
- the byr2 gene encoding Protein kinase byr2 codes for the protein MSSFMAPFRLDDTTTPTSAGFSGPLASLASQPPLPRRELANSLDSMSQASTPHRPPTPPLLTPAPGIAFTAHVKSWGPQQIATFLSIYKCDNYTALFHQNDIDGKVLLDLDMASLKEIGIGKIGDRVKLLGGVRDLRKRAAKGNLSASGTTGSPSRNGSPVPAFEHEGKGAQVPQRLANATTSTRLQLFRPPPIIVPPPHPTSNPPMAVSPSGRTLITPKPDTRVVTLPTGNVGQDAYSTTLRIPAPRGRRSPSPVFDAHGSAAPRSTTDTNTSPSGIQRTVSDMATTRKFDRRQPTSNRLDNSTPRSASPPHQGPLHRSVALAPVHPFRLNGDDLRREQLNLPKRIVKFVDTEDMTTKKVQFPPETSSGVEALEIVLRKFQKKKEGSVSSFTADIDNDSDKLEVDGWGVYIRSEKGGDSALLDICQGNAVSHYDTAVMHENGLLLRKVSHAQNRKNIQQFLGPIDHLPTSPHSPIREARGVTTLTIPSQDSSTTKNPKRASALSILSGLHVHGIETSPSQMSSTSPSGGGVSKPRWMYSFRGHRPPSELISSHLAEYFPAVKKKELEKTVRQSMLRLSHGQSDRLGMAIASPRSSVENVSSPNRMGRPASTRTVSSTTTPAAIPEEGEITTDGSRRSAIDSETGQQQGLARDSHPPLLPPFESTGESLVDSLQEYSPAPSTVRPQALRPRRGSSGSNMSRISILSSIRRNRDRSDTASLLTVDEITAEVENRRASMGTLDHESVLTSRSDSDDDSVMSDDDENDFDDDDEDSDATSDDDRKGPGRAFTSTGSKRSIKWIKGALIGAGSFGSVYLGMDAQSGLLMAVKQVELPSSSGDIRNEERRRNMVQALEREIDILKELQHENIVTYLDSATDNDKHLNIFLEYVPGGSVAALLNNYGAFEEALVRNFSRQIITGLNYLHERGIIHRDIKGANILVDNKGGIKISDFGISKKAENSLMGIRGNRPSLQGSVFWMAPEAVKQTSYTSKADIWSVGCLVVEMLTGTHPWAELSQMQALYKVRPAWKVSANKQIGGSEAPKPPTPNDISPDAASFLQRTFEINHNARPTASALLEHPFIAVPGGGVSIDSATATLEAAAAARKVTAPPSGVGLGFGMASRSAGNNV
- the iksA gene encoding putative serine/threonine-protein kinase iksA, producing the protein MDNQSPSLSRSWTPIGETSHQLIVYHPPSHAIQVVPHPRRSSQSGVPSTSRLRLLSPEESASIAGDPPTSQPCCPLCGQDLPTELPTISQQADDSVQYDRDSEHGEAQYFRVLERAHELSRPGTPVSNSHQRISRSESSTFRNPSRDEIDPSDLPAMGYYQRFFKENRRLGIGAEGSVYLATHIIGGSALGTYAVKKIAVGTSKTYLVKMLREVHLLETLRHPNIIPYYHSWVDETQFSSFGPPIIALHVLMMYANAGNLDAFLLSRSHLNPSSSPLHADDVADTEDIDLLPKAERIKAFKRRRQSGVGGHQREYRGVLLLGLEEVVKLFSDVVEGLAFLHANSVLHLDLKCSNVLLHWEEGKVIPKALLSDFGTSEETLRGQRERTGHTGTMEYMAPETIVMDVNGHWRPSDSHADMWSLGVVLHKMIFLKTPYQFPEDLDALHNEIIAYPGFVPTEEVIQVCERRHIPRDLLLLLSRLLSRSPDQRPTAEKVRVALSKLGDRSLGSTLKGVFRGRRGQEGLQRSGNQKRVHESQTLRTVLALPSPVESVLTSRDPTPRFPKQRHPVREWTHSKNTRFALFVVKLWLTWGSKGILGIRL